In the genome of Ascaphus truei isolate aAscTru1 unplaced genomic scaffold, aAscTru1.hap1 HAP1_SCAFFOLD_3170, whole genome shotgun sequence, one region contains:
- the SCX gene encoding basic helix-loop-helix transcription factor scleraxis codes for MSFAMLRHAPPARFLYPEISMLSDDEGSASDSSGCDDKSFHHLSGMGSKRGDKKCQGLHREPRQRHTANARERDRTNSVNTAFTALRTLIPTEPADRKLSKIETLRLASSYISHLGNVLLLGDTCGDGQPCHTSAPYYQHHPTTASPKHRESEQGQPKHICTFCLSNQRKMGKDRERKTTIRT; via the coding sequence ATGTCCTTTGCCATGCTGCGCCATGCCCCCCCCGCCCGCTTCCTGTACCCCGAGATCAGCATGTTGTCTGATGACGAGGGCAGCGCAAGTGACAGCTCGGGATGCGATGACAAGTCCTTCCACCACTTGTCTGGCATGGGGTCCAAGAGGGGGGACAAGAAGTGCCAGGGACTGCACCGCGAGCCCCGGCAGCGCCACACGGCCAACGCCCGTGAGAGGGACCGGACCAACAGCGTCAACACCGCCTTCACGGCGCTACGCACGCTCATTCCCACCGAGCCGGCCGACCGCAAGCTCTCCAAGATCGAGACTCTACGGCTGGCGTCCAGCTACATCTCCCACCTGGGGAACGTGCTTCTCCTGGGGGACACGTGTGGGGACGGGCAACCCTGCCATACCAGCGCCCCCTACTACCAACACCACCCCACCACCGCCAGCCCCAAACACCGGGAGAGCGAGCAAGGCCAGCCCAAACACATCTGCACCTTCTGCCTCAGCAACCAGAGGAAGATG